The DNA region CTGCTCCTTGCCCATAAAAAGGCCCAGGATGACATCGCCAGAAAGATGCCCGGTTATAATCCAATGGGATTCGTTTTCGTGACCCCGGACGGACAGCCGGTCGAACCACGCACCTATGAGGACTTTTTTTATAAAATTTCAGTAGCCGCGGAGATCAAAGGTGCTACATTCCATACCCTGCGCCATACCTTTGCCACGCGCTGTATCGAAAACGGCATAGATATCCTGGTGCTGTCCAAGATCATGGGGCACTCAAATCCAGAGACGACGCTGAAACTCTATGGGCACATTCTTTCCGAACACAAGCGGAACAGTATGCTGCGGGTGGGAACGATTTATTCCACATTTGTCGAGCTGCCAGCGAAACAGAAGGAGTCTCAACAAACCAGAAACGAAATTGACGAAATGGAAACGCTCTCCTTGTCCATGAGCAATTAATAAGAATGAAGTTCATACCTGAGAAAAGAAAACTGCTTGGGCAAAATTAAAAACAGCTGTCGTTTTGGCTGTCAAAATATTTTTATTTCGAGTCTGCGTTTCTGGCTTACAACTCAAAAAAAGACCATTTGGCCCCTCGTTTTCGAGGTTTGGGGCAGAAATGACTGTCAAAGATGACTGTCAAACCTGATTTGACAGTCATGGACAAAAAAAGAAAGTGGCTTGAACCAACTGTTCAAGCCACTTTCCAGTGGTTGCGGAGGCAGGATTTGAACCTACGACCTTCGGGTTATGAGCCCGACGAGCTACCGGACTGCTCCACTCCGCGATATTCAAATTTTGAATGCTTGATTATTATAGCATATCCTATAAAGGAACGCAAGTCTTTTTTTATCTTTTTTCTAAAATATCGATGAAAAGAATGTATTCGAAGAAAAACCGGCGGACGAAGTGTCCACCGGTACGCAAACTTCATTAGAATGCTTCTGGTTTTTCTTCTTGCGGATCTTCTTCGACGGCGGGCTCTGATACTTCGGCAGTCTGAGCGGCGGCTTCCGGCTCGGATTCGAGTGGTTCATCGGAATCCTCAGAAACCTGGGTCGCGTAATAATCGAGGTCGGACATGTCGTCATCCATCATATCGTCATCGAAATCATCACACAGCGTGCAGCTACGGCGTTTAAAATATGCGGCAAATGCGACGATCGCTCCGGCAATCGCAATCAAAAGCGCTACCGTTGCCAGAAATGTTCCTTTTCCCATAATATATCTTTCCTCCTGTATCAAAGTAAGTTGCTTCAAACGAGTTGCATTTATTATAAACCTTTCGGAAGTTGTTGACAAGCCATATATCTTTATTTTATACGTTTTTTATCCATTCATGCAAAATAAAACAGCCCGCTGGGAATTCTCTCAGCGGGCTGTTGAAGGGGGCACTTATTCGATAATCGGAGTACCGGTCATCTCTTTGGGCTGAGGCAGGCCCAGAATTTTAAGCAGGGTGGGTGCGAGATCTGCGAGCCGGCCACCTTCGCGCAGCTTACAGCCGCCAAGCCCGACCGCGATTAGCGGGACCGGATTGGTGGTATGTGCGGTGAAGGGCGAACCGTCCGGTTCAAACATCTGGTCCGCATTGCCATGGTCGGCGGTGATCAGCGCCGCGCCGCCCATTCCCAGGATAGCGTCAATGGTACGCCCAAGGCAGATGTCAACCGCCTCCACCGCCTTCTTTGCGGCATCGAACACACCGGTGTGGCCGACCATATCGCAGTTGGCGTAATTTAAGATGATGACGTCGTATTTGCCGCTTTCGATCCGTTTTACCACTTCGTCGGTGACGAGATAGGCGCTCATCTCCGGCTGCAGGTCGTAGGTCGCCACCTTTGGGGAGGGGATCAAAGCGCGGTCTTCGCCGGGGTACGGCGCCTCCACCCCTCCATTGAAGAAGAAGGTGACATGCGCGTACTTTTCGGTTTCCGCGATACGAAGTTGGGTGAGGCCTTTATCCGAGATGTATTTTCCGAAGGTATTGGAAAGCCCCTCCGGTGCAAACGCCACATGTACGTTCGGCATGGTTGCGTCGTACTGGGTCATGGTCACGAAATAGAGCTGTTTTCTGCCGCCTTTGCGTTCGAAGCCGGAGAAGTCCGGGTCCACCAGCGTGCGGGTCAGTTCGCGCGCCCGGTCGGGGCGGAAGTTGAAAAAGATGACCGAATCGTTGTCGTGGACGCCCGCGTCTTTCAGGCAGACAGTCGGTTCAACGAATTCGTCGGTGATCTCCGCGCCATAGGACTTTTCCATCGCATCGACTGCGGACGGGTTTACATTCCCCTCAGAGTTGACGATGGCATCGTAAGCGCGCACCACCCGCTCCCAGCGGTTGTCACGGTCCATTGCGTAATAACGGCCCATGACCGAGGCGATCCGTCCGATGCCGAGCCGGTTCATTTCGGCTTCCAGCTCCGCGATGAAATCCCGGCCGCTGGTGGGCGGGACATCGCGTCCATCCATGAAGCAGTGGACATAGACCTTGCGAAGGCCAAACCGTTTTGCCATCTCAAGCAGGCCGTACAGATGGGTGTTGTGGCTGTGCACGCCGCCATCGGAAACAAGGCCCATCAGGTGCAGGGCGGAATCATACTTTTTGCAGTTTTCCATTGCACCGGTGAGCGCCGGGTTATCGAAAAAATCGCCGTCCTTGATCGATTTGGTGATGCGTGTAAGCTCCTGATAAACCACCCGTCCGGCGCCGATATTGGTGTGGCCGACCTCGCTGTTTCCCATCTGCCCGTCCGGCAGGCCGACATCCATGCCGGAAGCGCCGATCAGGGTATGCGGGCAGGTGGCGAAAAGTTTTTCGATGTTGGGCTTTTTTGCGGCGGCGATCGCGTTGCCGTAATCCGCCTGGTTATATCCAAATCCATCCAGAATGATGAGTGCCAAAGGTTTTTTCATAAGTTCGTTTATCCTCCTGTGCACGGCTTTTATTTCGAGGCCGCCTCGATGATCGTGTTGAAATCGGCCGCCTTGAGCGCGGCGCCGCCGATGAGCCCGCCGTCCACATCCGGCTGTGCGAGCAGCTCCGCCGCGTTCTTCGCGTTCATCGAGCCGCCGTACTGGATGGTCATGGCTTCAGCAGCAGCGTCGCCGTAGAGCTTAGCGACCACGGTGCGGATATAATGATTGACCTCGTTGGCCTGTTCGGCGGTTGCGGTCTTGCCGGTGCCAATTGCCCAGACCGGCTCGTAGGCGATGATAATGCGACTGAGTTCCTCCGCCGAAACGCCGCCGAGCGCGACCTTGGTCTGCATGCCGACGATCTCTTCGGTGATGTCCGCTTCCCGCTGTTCAAGCAGCTCGCCCACACAGAGGATTACATCGAGGCCCGCATCGAGCGCCGCACGCACCCGCAGGTTTACCGTCGCGTCGGTCTCTCCGAAATATTGGCGGCGTTCGCTGTGGCCGATGATGACGTATTTGACTCCCATCTCGGTGAGCATGCCGGCGGAAATCTCGCCGGTGAAGGCGCCGGACGCCGCCCAATGGCAGTTTTCCGCGCCGACTTCGATGTTGGTGCCTTTGGTGGCTTCAAGCGCGGTTTCCAGGTTGGTGTAGGGCACGCAGATGATCACGCCGCAATCCGCGTCCTTGACGAGGGGTTTCAGCTCATTGATGAGCGCCTGTGCTTCCGGGCGGGTTTTGTTCATTTTCCAGTTGCCTGCGATAACTGCTTTCCGAACCGCTTTATTCATAACTGCATTCTCCTTTATTCTTGTCATTGGAACAGCGAAAAAAGGGAGCGGATTTGCCCGCTCCCTTTCGGATTACTTGTCGTTGAGGGCCGCGATGCCGGGCAGCTCCAGTCCCTCGAGGAATTCGAGCGAAGCGCCGCCGCCGGTGGAGATATGGGTCATCCTGTCGCCGAAGCCCAGCTTGGTGACCGCCGCCGCGCTGTCCCCGCCGCCGATGATCGAGATTGCGCCGCTGTCCGCCACCGCGGTCGCGACCGCGAGGGTGCCTTTCGCAAAGGCCTCGAATTCAAATACGCCCATCGGTCCGTTCCACACAACCGTGCCCGCGCCTTTGATGGCGTCGCAGAAGAGTTTTTCAGTTTTGGGGCCGATATCCATACCCATCCAGCCGTCCGGGATCTTGTCGCTGTCAACCAGCCTGCTCTGGCAGTTCGGATCGAATTTGTCACCGACGAGGTTATCGACCGGCAAAAGCAGGCTCACGCCCTTGGCTTTCGCCTTGGCGAGCATTTCCTTGGCCAGTTCGAGCTTATCCTCTTCGCAGAGCGAATTGCCGATCGAGTGTCCCATTGCCTTGATGAAGGTGTAGGCCATACCGCCGCCGACGATCAGGGTGTCGACCTTCTCAAGCAGGTTATTGATGACGCCGATCTTATCCGAAACCTTCGCGCCGCCCAGGATCGCGACGAACGGGCGTTTGGGGTCGGAAAGGGCTTTGCCCATGATGGTGATTTCCTTCTGGATGAGGTAACCGCAGACCGCCGGGAGGTACTCCGCGACGCCGGCGGTGGAAGCGTGGGCGCGATGGGCCGAGCCGAACGCGTCGTTGACATAGATTTCCGCGAGGGAAGCAAACGCCTTCGAAAGCGCCGGATCGTTCTTGGTCTCGCCCTTTTCAAAGCGGACGTTCTCAAGCATCAGCAGCTCGCCGGGTTTTAAGGCCGCGGCTTTCGCCTTGGCGTCCTCGCCGACAACGTCTTTGGCCATTTCGACCGGTTTGCCCAGCAGCTCACCGAGGCGTTTGGCGACTGGAGCAAGCGAGAACTCCGGTTTCACTTCGCCCTTCGGACGGCCGAGGTGCGAACAGAGGATGACCGCCGCATTCTTTTCAAGCAGGTATTTGATGGTCGGAAGCGCAGCCACAATGCGTTTGTCCGATGTGATCACGCCATCCTTCAGCGGGACGTTGAAGTCGCAGCGGACCAGCACTTTTTTGCCGGATACGTCGATGTCTTCCACCGACTTTTTGTTGTAGGAAGTCATGTTTGCCACCCTTTCTCGATTTTCTGTTTTTGGGTTTTCCCCGATTTTCAACAACTCTGTTAATTAATCAACAATCCATGGATTATTCTACGGCATCGGCTTTTTTTTTGCAAGCGTTTTGCGCGATTTTCCATGGTTTCAACAGCTTCCAAAGTTAGTTTGCGCAATTCTTTGGGGATTATTTTCCATAGGATACCGGTCTGAGAAAAATCCCCCGGCAGACACCGGGGGATTTTTATTTTTCAGGCCAGATAATCCTGTTCGCGCGCGCGGGTATTCAGCCGCTTCTCCCCGCGCACGATCATGGCGACCGCCTTGGGACCCGCGTTGATTGTGATGGCGGCGCCAAGCTGGAATTTTGCCTTTGGCGCGTGCCCGAACCGCTTGGAAATCTCCTTCCAGAGATCTTCTCCGTACTGTTCAATGCTGCCGTACGCCACCACCGTGGGGGCTTTTTTGTCGCTGGCATGCGCAAGTCCCTGTTCGCAGACGCGGACCACCACATTTTTGTCACCGCGCACCTTTTCCACCACCGCGGTCACGCCGTCGATGATCGAGATGACCGGCCGCAGGCCGAGCACGTCGCCCACAAAGGCAGCGGCGGCAGGGACGCGTCCCGAGCGGCGGACATATTCGAGCGAATAGGGGGCGAAATAAATCTCCACGCAGGAGAACCAGTCATCCAGGAATACGGTGACCTCATCGGCGGTTTTGCCCGCCTTGATGAGCTTGGCAGCTTCCACGATCGGATAGCCGTAACCGATGGAATAGGAGCCTGAATCAAGCACCGTGATGTTCATTTTGTCCACAGCCTCCGGGGTGTCCTCATAAAACTGCTTCTTGGCAAAGACCGCCGCCTGGAACATATTGGACCCCTTTGAGGTGATGGTCGTGTTGATCACATCCGTGTAGCCCTGCTCATAAGCGTCCTGGTACGCTTGGGCGTAGGTCACCGACAGGATGTGGCTGGTGACTGGCAGCTCCCTGGCCGCTGTCAGCCGCTCATAAAATTCCGGAATGGTAAAATCCACCCGTTCGAGATAGCCCTTGCCGTCGATTGCAATTGGGATCGGCAGCATGACGATCCCGCCCGTGAG from Anaerotruncus rubiinfantis includes:
- the gpmI gene encoding 2,3-bisphosphoglycerate-independent phosphoglycerate mutase gives rise to the protein MKKPLALIILDGFGYNQADYGNAIAAAKKPNIEKLFATCPHTLIGASGMDVGLPDGQMGNSEVGHTNIGAGRVVYQELTRITKSIKDGDFFDNPALTGAMENCKKYDSALHLMGLVSDGGVHSHNTHLYGLLEMAKRFGLRKVYVHCFMDGRDVPPTSGRDFIAELEAEMNRLGIGRIASVMGRYYAMDRDNRWERVVRAYDAIVNSEGNVNPSAVDAMEKSYGAEITDEFVEPTVCLKDAGVHDNDSVIFFNFRPDRARELTRTLVDPDFSGFERKGGRKQLYFVTMTQYDATMPNVHVAFAPEGLSNTFGKYISDKGLTQLRIAETEKYAHVTFFFNGGVEAPYPGEDRALIPSPKVATYDLQPEMSAYLVTDEVVKRIESGKYDVIILNYANCDMVGHTGVFDAAKKAVEAVDICLGRTIDAILGMGGAALITADHGNADQMFEPDGSPFTAHTTNPVPLIAVGLGGCKLREGGRLADLAPTLLKILGLPQPKEMTGTPIIE
- the tpiA gene encoding triose-phosphate isomerase, producing MNKAVRKAVIAGNWKMNKTRPEAQALINELKPLVKDADCGVIICVPYTNLETALEATKGTNIEVGAENCHWAASGAFTGEISAGMLTEMGVKYVIIGHSERRQYFGETDATVNLRVRAALDAGLDVILCVGELLEQREADITEEIVGMQTKVALGGVSAEELSRIIIAYEPVWAIGTGKTATAEQANEVNHYIRTVVAKLYGDAAAEAMTIQYGGSMNAKNAAELLAQPDVDGGLIGGAALKAADFNTIIEAASK
- a CDS encoding phosphoglycerate kinase: MTSYNKKSVEDIDVSGKKVLVRCDFNVPLKDGVITSDKRIVAALPTIKYLLEKNAAVILCSHLGRPKGEVKPEFSLAPVAKRLGELLGKPVEMAKDVVGEDAKAKAAALKPGELLMLENVRFEKGETKNDPALSKAFASLAEIYVNDAFGSAHRAHASTAGVAEYLPAVCGYLIQKEITIMGKALSDPKRPFVAILGGAKVSDKIGVINNLLEKVDTLIVGGGMAYTFIKAMGHSIGNSLCEEDKLELAKEMLAKAKAKGVSLLLPVDNLVGDKFDPNCQSRLVDSDKIPDGWMGMDIGPKTEKLFCDAIKGAGTVVWNGPMGVFEFEAFAKGTLAVATAVADSGAISIIGGGDSAAAVTKLGFGDRMTHISTGGGASLEFLEGLELPGIAALNDK
- a CDS encoding DegV family protein → MAKKKQHDQKILLMTDSACDIPDADLLTGGIVMLPIPIAIDGKGYLERVDFTIPEFYERLTAARELPVTSHILSVTYAQAYQDAYEQGYTDVINTTITSKGSNMFQAAVFAKKQFYEDTPEAVDKMNITVLDSGSYSIGYGYPIVEAAKLIKAGKTADEVTVFLDDWFSCVEIYFAPYSLEYVRRSGRVPAAAAFVGDVLGLRPVISIIDGVTAVVEKVRGDKNVVVRVCEQGLAHASDKKAPTVVAYGSIEQYGEDLWKEISKRFGHAPKAKFQLGAAITINAGPKAVAMIVRGEKRLNTRAREQDYLA